In Pseudomonadota bacterium, the sequence CAACATCGCCGTTGCCGAAGCCCAGGATTTTCCGGTGGAAGCCCGGAACAACTGGTTCGGTTCGAAAAACCGGCAGAAAATAGATGAACTGATCTTTGACAAACAGGACGACGCGGATCTGGGCGAGATCTTTATCGATCCTGTTCTCGACAAACCGGTCGACTGGAAAGCAGGCAAATAATGAACAGCAATGAACAGAAGTTGACCTGGCTCGCCGGGTTTTCCCATTTTATCACCCATGGCTACATGAGTCTTCTCCCTGCAGTCCTGGTGATGATCACCGCGGAACATTCAATGAGTTTTACCGATATCGGCATTATCGCCAATATCGGCTATTTCCTCTACGGGTTGGGAGCGATCCCGGCCGGGTACCTTTCCGACAAGTTCGGCTCCAAAAGGGTCCTGACCTTCGGGGTTGGCGGGATGGCTCTTTCTTCGTTGCTGGTCGGGGTGTCCCAGGGCATTTGGGGGTTTGCGGTCTGCTACGCCTTTCTGGGTGCATTTGCCAGCATTCACCATCCGGCCGGGCTTTCCCTGATCGCGAGAAGGGTGGAGTCGGCCAAGGGCAAGGCCCTTGGTATTCACGGTGTTCTCGGCAATGTCGGCATCTTTCTGACCCCTCTGGTGGCGGTGCTAGGGATCAAGTTCTTTCACACCTGGCGGGCGGCCTACGTCCTGTATGGTCTTGTCGGCATCCTGTTTGCGGTGATGATGTACCTGTCCCGGGTGGATGACGAGCCCGATCTCCACTGGCGTTCGTTTTTCAGGTGGGGCGGCGCTTTACGTGACCCTGTGGACGATGAGGTTGCAGTGCCCGGATCAGCAACCGGCCAGGCTGCTCCGGCAAAAGGTGGGGCGGATCTGCCGGGCGCAATGCTTATTCTTCCTGTTTCCCTGCTTCTTCTTTACTGCGGGAGTATTCTTTCCGGGTTTATTTTCCGCGGTTCCCTCACTTTCATGCCGTCGCTCCTCCAGCAGGAAGTGCACTTTATCACCAGCAGTGATGAACCGGTTGTGCTTGCCGGAACGGTGACGACGGTTGTTCTCTCCCTCGGCCTGATCGGCGCCTGGTTCGGCGGCTGGATCAACGACAAAATCAAAAGGCCGGAATTTTTCCCGATCATCCTTTTTGCCATCGTGGCGCCGCTCCTTTATATGGTCAGCAGCATGACCGACAACGGTCTCTTGTCATCCATTTCCCTGTTCAGCCTTTTCTATTACGCCTGGCAGCCTTCCCATAACTATCTGATTTCCAGATATACCAAGAAAGCCTCCCACGGCATGGGGTTCGGGGTGAATTTTTTCCTGATCTTCGGGGTCGGCTCGATTGCCACCGCGATCGGCGGCTATGTTGCCGATGATTTCGGGGTCGACCGCTTTTACCTGGTGATGGCGGTCATCGCCGTTGCGGCCCTTGCCGCAGCCATCGGCGTGTATCTGGTGAAACCTTATCTGATCAAGGGTTCCCTGCATCTGGTGCGGGAGAACAACAACGCCCGGTAAACGATGACGGAGAGATCCGGATTCCCGCCGGTTGTCGGAAAAAAGCCGGAGTCATTGATCCTGGGCAGCATGCCCGGCGAAGAATCCCTCCGGCAGGGTGAATACTACGCCCACAAACGCAACTCGTTCTGGACGATTCTCTGTCGACTTCTGGGGTGTGATCCAGCCAATCTTGATTATGAAGGCAGAACAAAACTCCTGGAACACAACCATCTCGCCTTATGGGATGTGCTGAAAAGCTGCAGAAGGGCAGGGAGTCTTGATTCTTCAATCGAAACCGAAACCATCATCGTCAATGACTTCAACTCCCTTTATCAGCAGTACCCGAGCATCAGGACCGTGTTTTTCAACGGAACCCGGGCCGAGCAGGAGTACCGGAAAAGGGTTCTGCCGTTTTTAAAAGATGAAGGTGCCCGCATGAAACTGATCCGGCTGCCGTCGACCAGCCCGGCCATGGCCATGATGAAGGTAGAGGAGAAGATTGAAAAATGGTCATTGATTCTCAAGTATTCGAACTGTTTTCGAAACCCCATAAACTCGGTGGACACGTGAAAAAAATTATCGCTCTTTTGCTGCTCGCCTCTCTTCTTCACTGGCCCGTCATGGCTCCGGCGGATGAATGCATGGATGGAGACTGCGAGAATGGAACCGGCACCGGCTTTACCGAAGAAGGCTTGATCTATAAAGGTGAATGGAAAAACGGTATGCCCCACGGATCCGGCAAGCTCACCATCTCAAAGGACAAAGCAATTGAAGGCCGCTGGGAAAACGGCAAGCTGGTGGATGATCAAAAAGAGAAGTGAAATTCCGGCTGTCACCACTCTCAAGGTTCCCGTCATTCCGGCGAAACAAAACGAAAATGACAAGTTGTTCCCGGAGTTCTTGCCTCGTTGTTTCTGTATTCATAAACGGTATAAAAAAAATGGTCGGGCAGTTGTTCTCCCATGTCGCCATGGTTATGGTGATTTTTACCGGGAGTACCGGGAGATAGGCTGGCGTTCCGCCGTCTTTCCCCTTTATTTTGCTGTGCACGATGTGGTATAATACCCTGTTTTCAATAATTAAAACCGTATGGGGGGGGTATGAATATTCTAGGTCGGTTTCTGTCTAGAGCGTTTTCCTTTTTCGTTCTATCTTTTTTGCTCATATCCTGTGGCAGCGGCGGGGGAGGCGGCGGTGAAGCTCCGCCCGCTGACCCGCCGGTTGATCCTCCGGCCACCTCTCAATTGAGTACTGTTGGTCCTTTATATCCTCTTAATGGTGCCGACTGGAATGATTATGTGGTTGGCGCCGACATTTCTTCCGCTTCAGATACCGCCTGTGTTGCAGGGACTCCACCATGTATCCACGGGGGAGAGGTCCGGAGCATGGAAGTAACAGGCCGGTCAAGCTGTTCCGGCCTGACGGCGAGTGATAATCTGGAGGTCTTTGAATGGATGTGTCAAGTAAGCGGGCCTAGTACAATCCGGTTTGTTTCGACCGGTTTCAAACAGGGGAAAGGACTAAGCAACCTGATCGATTTTACGGGGAGTGGCTCCCTCCGGCAAAACGCCCTGACCGTGCTGGATGGTGCGACCCAGATTGCTCATTCCCTCCCGGCGGTCTGGTGGAGCAATCCTGTGCTGGTTAATAATGACGGCAGTAATTTGTCCTCCCCCGGCACAATTTATATTGTTACTCAGGATGCCAATGCTAAATACACCATCAATGCTGACAGGGTTGCGTTAGTCACAAAACCAAATTTGGTGACTATTAAGGATACAATTCCTAGTACAGCAGACCCGAATGTTTCAGCCAATGGCTTCAATTTTTTATGGTTGGAGGTAAAAGCAGATGCTACAGCTACTCCTCCCGGGCTACTAGGAGTAACGGGAGGAATTTCTTTGACTTCAACCAGACATTCGGTCTTGCACAATGTTGTTGCAGATAATTCTGCTGGCTTGGGTGTGAGTCTTGTGAGTGCTTCATATAACCGCCTGAACAATATCTCCGTTAGCGGTAATGTCAGTTCTGGGGTGTCTCTAAACAATTCCTCAAACAACACACTGAGTGATATTGTTACCGGAGGAAACGGCAATTCAGAGATCACTCTCAATAATTCCTCAAATGACAATATTCTAATCGGGGTGACCGCCAGTGGGAATAATTCCGTAACCGGTGTCAAACTGGATGGTTCTCGGAATAATTATCTGAGCAATGTAACAGTCAGTGGAAACAATCACGGTATCGAGCTGGATACATCTACAAACAATTATTTTGGCAATGTGCTTGCCAGTCGTAATACAAAAAACACGAGTATCGGTTTGTATATGTACAATGCCTCAAGTGACAACTTCATCAATAATCTCACCGCCACCGAAGACAGTAATTACGGTATTCGGCTGGAAGGGGGCTCAAGCGGTAATACCTTTGACGGGCTGTTGCAGGTTGGGCTCAATACTGCTGGTAATTGTTCAGTTGTTGACACGAGTGGAGATCTAGACAGCAGCTGTGCCGGTTCCGTTGCAAGTTCTACAACCATCTCCGATCCAATCTCGTTTGTTGATGCTGCCGGAGGTGATTATGCACTTAAAACCGACGATCAGGTAGTTTTTAATAAATTCACTGCTTTGCCGACAGGAGATGATGTGCTGACGGATGCATGGTTCACGGCCCCTCCCAAGCTCATGAACGCTGTTGAGATAAGTGGTGACGGAATCGGTAATGACAATCTGTTCTGTGAATCGAATGAGACCTGTCTGTTCACTCCGAACATGGGTTCTTACCAGGGGCACGGCAATCTGATTTCGGCCGGCACATTCACCGGTGGGACAATAACCGGGGTGACCTTGTTGAAATATCAGACCAACGGCAATTAACCCTGATCTGATCCGGCATTAATCAAAAACAAACAACAACGGCCACCTTCGGGATTCCTGAAGGTGGCCGTTGTTGTTTAGATATATGACTTGCAACAATCAATCAGGCGGTGACCCTTTCCACCAGTTTGTCCATATCCTTTCTGATCTTCGTGTAATCCTCTTCATTTAAACCGGCGCCGAGGGCTACTTTTTTTGCCATTTCGGCGGTGAGAAAGTCGCCGGGGCCGTGGGCGTCGGCGTTCACGGCGAGCATGGCGCCGATTGCCTTGGCGAGTTTCGCCACGTGGCCGTTGGTCAGGGAATGGCCCTTGCGGCCGGAAAGTTCGAGCATCACCCCTTTTTCTCTGGCGAGTTCCACATCTTCCCTGGTGATGAAGCCCGGATGGGATAGAATATCGACCCCGGCTTCGATGGCGGCTCGGTTGGTTCCAGGTTTTACTGGTTCAACCGGAGTTTCTCCGTGCGCGACGACGATCAGGGCGCCCAGTTCCCTCGCCTTTGCGGTGAGTTTGCTGAACAGCTCCGGCGGCACATGGGTCAGTTCGATTCCGGGGATCAGTTTCGTTTTGGAGTAGGGGTTCAGGTCTTTTGCGGCCTGGACGATTCGGGGGATAATGAAGTCCATGTTCGAGGAATCGGCATGGTCGGTAATGGCCACCGCCGTGTATCCGAGGATTTCAACCCGGCGGAGATGCTCGGCCGGGACCAGTTCCCCGTCACTGAAGAAGGTATGGGTGTGAAGGTCGATCATGTCAATCCTTTACTTTTGGTTATTTTCCAAGATTGCTTCTCTCCGGATCAGATCCGGAATGAAGGTGAAAAAAACAGGTGTTTCTCAAATTTGACGCGGCGGACTGGATGTTACGGTGATTCCTCGCAATTTGAGTCATGGACTCTTCGACAAGCTCAGCGTGAGTGGAATTACTATTGAAGCTCCCCGCGGCAAGCCACGGGGAATCTCCGTATGGAAGGTTGCTTTCATCAGATTCGCTCACTAACCCCGCAGCAGATAGCGAACAGCGTGAGACTTCGAGCTGCGGGGAATGCGTTTCGCTTTGCATGTTCAATTTGTCACTCCGAGCCAGTCGAATTTGTTCATCCTGACCGTGAGCCTGTCGAACTTTCGAAGCCGTTCATCCTGAGCCTGTCGAAGGATGGCTCAACGTCCTTGCTGCCTCACACCAGAAACAAGATTCGGTGGTATTTATAGAAGATCCAAATTTGTACTTGAGCCTTTCCGGATATCTTAAATCAAACGAGCTTCCCGCGCAATGAATGCTGGCACGCTTCCTCAATCAGTGCTTCGTGGGTCTGACCCGGAGCAAGCTCGGGCTTGCCGGCGAAATTCACTATCTGATTGGTGGTGGTCCGGCCGCTCCACTGGCCGTCCCCGGTTCTGCTTTCACCTTCAATCATCACCTGCAGAGTTTGTCCGACATACTCCTGATACCTCTCGACCGTGATCTCCTGTTGCCTTGCCTGCAACCGCCTTAAGCGTTCGCTTTTGACGGTTTCAGCAACTTTTTCCTTGAAAGTGGCCGAGACTGTTTTTGGCCGGTCGGAATATTTGAATGAGAAGGCGCCATGATAGCGGACGTTTTCCAGAAGCTGCATGGTCATTGCAAAATCACCGTCGGTTTCGCCGGGAAAGCCGACGATAATGTCGGTCGTGATGGCGATCTCCGGGGAATATTTTCTCAAACCCGAAACTTTTTCCAGATATTCTTCAATGGTGTATTTCCGGTTCATTTTTTTTAAGACCGCATTGGAACCGGACTGAACCGGCAGGTGGAAGTGCGGGCACAGGTTGGCGAGTTCGGAAAAGCAGGCCATCAGTTTTTCCGACAGGTCTTTCGGGTTTGAGGTGGTGAAGCGGAGTCGCTCGACCCCGTCGATTCCGGCGACCATCTTCAGAAGTTCCGGGAAATCCGGATACGATCCGGCGGGGCGATCGAGACCATAGGAATTGACGTTCTGACCAAGCAGGGTGATATCCTTCACCCCGGCTTTCAACAGGTTTCTGATCTCGTCGGCAATATGATCGGGAGGGCGGCTCACTTCGCGGCCGCGGGTATGCGGCACCACACAGTAGGTACAGAAATTGTTGCAGCCCTGCATGATCGTGACGAACTTCTTGTGCCCGACCGCCGAACTTTCGAGATCCGGAATAAATGACGGAATTTCAAATGAATCCGACTGGCTGATTGCAGTCCGCCGGTCCGCGCCTTCCGACACGGATTGAACCAGTTCCGGCAATCGGTAAATATTCTGCGGGCCGACCACCAGGTCAACATGGGGCATCCTGGCCAGGATGTTGTTTCCTTCCTGCTGGGCGACGCAGCCGGTCATCGCAATGATCAGACCGGGATTATTTATCTTGCTTCGTTTCAGACTGCCAAGCAGGCTCATGGCCTTCTGTTCCGCCTTACCTCTGATGCTGCAGGTGTTTACCACCACCAGGTCCGCTTCATCGATTTCCCTGGTGAGCTGATAATTGGAACGGCATAACAGCTGTCCCATGATTTCGGAGTCGCGCTCATTCATCTGACAGCCGAATGTTTCAATATATGCCTTGCCGGTATTTGCCATGTGTCTATCTAAATCTCTGAGAATCCGAAAATTTAATGGGCGGGAGTGATCCAGTCAGGATCGATCAATCCTCTTTTCTGCCGATGGTCCCCTCGGACCACTTGAGCCGGACGAGGGCGATCTGGAAATCGAAAAGGGCGTTGAAGTTGTTTGTTCTGGCCCGGGTGAGAAGGGTCTCCGAGTCGAGAAGTTCTGTTGAGGTCCCCAGCTGGGCCTGATAACGGGCGGTGTTGATGCGGAAGTTCTCCTCTGCCTGTTCAATGGCCTTGCGGGTGACCCGGATGTTTTCTTCGGCGAGTTGAATATTCAGGAAGGCGTCTCTTGCCTGGAGAACAAGATGATCGAGAAGCTTTTCTTTCCCGGATCGTGCTTTTTCCGCCTGCAGCATGGCTGAGGCGGTCTTGTCTTTCTGCTGTCCCCATGACCAGAAATTCCATGACGCGATGATCTGCGCCTGTTTCACTTCTTCGGACCCCGGGGGATAGTCGCTGGCAGCCGGATCATCTCCCTGGCGGGTATAAGAGGCGTTCAGGTCAAGGGAGGGGAGGTAGGGCGCTTTTTCGAGGATGACTTTCAGTTCAGCCATCCGGGCGGAGGTGTCTGCTTCAGCCAGTTCGGGGCGATTGGTTTTCAGCCTTTCGACTGTTTCCTGCCATGAGGCACGGTAAGGCTGATAATCCAGACTTCCCTGAATCTCCAGGGCAAAATCAACCGGCTGGCGCATCAGGAGATTCAAAGTCGAGCGGGCGAGGGAAGTTCTGCTTCTGGCGAGCAGCAGATTCTGTTCGCCCTGGGCCAGTTCAAGTTCGCTCAAAAGAAGGTCGTTCTTGGGAATCAGCCCGACTTCATGAAAAGCTTTCGCGTCTTTGAGATGCGATTCGAGCCTTTTTAAGGAAAGGGCCGCCTCATTTTCCAATTCTCCCGCTTTCAAAAGATTATAAAAGGCAGTGTGGACCTCAAGAATCAGATCATTTCTGGTCCGGCTCAACTGGTGATCGGCGGTAACCTGGGCCAGATGATTCATATCAACTGCGGTGACCAGGGCTTTCCCATGGTAAAGCGGCTGCTCAAGAATCACCGAATAGGCGTAGTAATTGTCAATGCCGGGGGTTGCCAGCGAATCCGGTTGATAGGTGTAGCCATATCTGGCGCTTAAAGAAGGGTAGATATCCTTTTTTGCGGCAGCATAAAGACCGTTTCTGGATTCGCTTTCTGCCCGGGCGGCTGACAGCCCGGGATCACCCTGCAGCGCCCTGGTGACACACTCGTCAATCGTCAATCCCTGGGCATAAGATGAAACAGGCAGAAGAGAAAGAATTAACAATAGCGAAATTTTATTCATAAAAACAGGTGATAAAATAAAAAAAGTTAATGTTTAACATCAAGTTTGTTTCTGGTGATTGCATCTTGCATGCTGTCGAGAAGGGACACGAGCTCCGGTTTGAAGCCGTGAAAATATTTCAAGCTGATCAGGCCGTCCTTTATATCGACAGTTGAAAGCGTTGAAAGACCATCGTACCCTTCAAGAATAAATTTAAGATACGCGATTTTTTCTTTTGCCACCACTGCGTACAGGCAATTGAGCAGGGGAGGGGTGGTATTTTTTGTCGTTTTCATACCGAAAGAGAGGTGTCGATACCACCCATTAACTCTTTGTGGGCCTCCAATACAGGCGCAACAACTTCATCGAGATATTCCTCGGTTTGCCTGCCGGCCCTGCCGGTGAATTCGCTGCCATCGCCAACAAGCATGGAGAGTTCCTCAAGATCGAATGGTATCGCGGGGTCGTTGGCGAGTCTTTGCAGGAGATCGTTTTCAAGGCCTTCTTCTTTGACGGCTCGACCCGCCTCAACCGAATGAACCTTGACGACCTCGTGCATTTCCTGGCGGCTTTTCCCTCGTTCCACGCTGGCCATGAGAATTTTTTCTGTTGCCATAAAGGGCAGTTCCTGGAGAAGATGTTTTTTGATCTGCTTCGGGTAGACAACCATATCGCTCGAAATGTTAAGGTATAACTTTAACACCGCGTCAGTCAGCAGGAAGGCCTGGGGGATATCCATGCGTCGGATTGCGGAGTCATCAAGGGTTCTTTCAAACCATTGGTTGGCGTAGGTGGCTGAGAAATCGGCGGTCAGCCCCATCAGTTTACGGGAGAGCCCCGTCATTCGCTCGGAGCGCATCGGGTTTCGTTTGTAAGCCATGGCTGAACTGCCCACCTGGTTTTTAGCAAACGGCTCTTCCTGGACCTTGAGGTTGGAGAGAAGGCGTAGGTCGACAGCAAATTTGTGGGCTGAAGCGCCAATTCCAGCGAGGGTTTCGGCTATTTTCATATCAAGTTTTCTGGTATAAGTTTGACCTGTCACTGCAAAAACATCGGAAAAACCAAGCTTTGATGCAACAAGTTCATCCAGTTTTCTAACCTTGTCATGATCGCCCTTGAACAGTTCGATGTAGGTGGCCTGGGTGCCGACGGTGCCCTTGGCGCCTCTGGCTTTGATCTGTGAGGCCAGGTGATTCAGGTAGTCCAGATCCATCAACAGATCCTGGATGTACAGGGTGTGCCTCTTTCCTACAGTGGTCGGTTGCGCCGGCTGGTAATGCGTGTAGCCGAGTGTTGCCAGGTCCTTGTGTTTGCGGCAAAAAACAGCAAGGTTGCTGATGGTGTTCAGCAGGGATTTCTTGATCAGCGCAAGGGCATTTCTCTGGAGGATCAGGTCAGTGTTGCAGCCGACGAACTGAGAGGTTGCCCCCAGATGGATGATTGGCTCGGCGGTTGGGCATTTGAGCCCGTAAGCGTAAACATGGGCCATGACATCATGGCGGATTTCTTTTTCCTTTGCAGCGGCAGCCTGAAAGTCAATATCGTCAAGATTGGCTTTCAGTTCGGCAATCATTTCGGGCTTGATGATGTCAGTCAAGCCCAGCTCGTATTGTGCTTCAGCCAGAGCCAGCCAGCATTTGCGCCAGGTTCTGATCCTGTTGCGCTCGGAAAATATTTTCTGCATCTCCGGGCTTGTATATCTGCTTACCAGCGGCTCCTGGTATATATCGCGGTCCATTTTTTCTCCTGTTAACTGTCTATGCTTGCGAAATTCAATAGCTTGGTGAGGCATGCTTTCAGAGTCAAAAAACCTTTACCAGAATTCTCATAAAAATGCATGGCTAACCAGTTCATCGGATTTAATTGATCCAGGGCCTGTTTGTGCAATGTCGCATAATGTATATTATGTATAATGAAATAAAGATATCGGTAATTCAATTACTTGTGTTGAAAACCTCCGCATCTTCGATCCTCGCCTCCCAATTCGAAATGCCACGAAATTCATTTAAAGTTATTTTATAGGCCAGGTTTATGGAACTCCGGGAAGTCAGATTACTGAAAAGATCCGCCTTGCCGAACCCGACACTGTTTACCGAAACAGACTCTCCTTCATACCGGAGACGGATTGATCCATTCCCGATTCCTTTAATATCTTTCAAATGACCGGCGTCAAAGGAACAACAAAAGATCGGTTGTGGATTATCAAAACCAAATGGCTCCATTTTTTTATAGGTATCAAGGAATGCCGGATCAAATACGTCTTCAAAAGAGGCTCTGAGGTCAACGGTCAATGGCGGTTTCAGTTCACGGTCCTGCAGCTGCCGGTGGACCAGTTCGTGAAATCTCTCCCTGAACAGATCGATGTTCTCTTCATGTATCGAAATCCCGACTGCTGCCTTGTGCCCTCCGAATCTAATGAGCATCTCAGACATATTTTCAAGTATGGTGTGGATGTCGAGACCGGAGACCGACCTGCCGGAACCCGTCGCCGTCCCGTCTTCTTCAATGGTAAAGAGAATGGTCGGATGGTCATATTTGCTGACCATTCTGGAAGCAACAAGTCCCAACATGCCTTTGTGCCAATTCCGACTGGCCAGAACCAGCCCCCTTTCACCTCCGGCAAGCTGCTGATCAGCCGCAACACAGGCGTCGGCGAAAATCTCATCCGAGATGGAACGCCTCTGCTGATTGGCCTCTTCCAGAAGCGATGCATTTCCTTCTGCCGCTAAGGGGTTTTCCGCCATTAAGAGTTCAAGGGCCACCAATGGGGTTCCGATTCTTCCCGCAGCATTTAATCGAGGCGCCAGGTGAAATGAGATGGATTCCGCAGATACTGAACCGGGGGTGATGTTTGCTTTTTTCAGAAGAGCTTTTATCCCCGGCCTTGGTGAGTTTCTGATCATTTCCAGACCTGCTTTCACCAGAATGCGGTTTGCTCCGGTTAAAGGGACCATGTCAGCCACCGTCCCGATAGCGACCAGGTCAAGATATTCCTTGAGATTGGGCTGTCGTTCGTCCTGCCAACAGCCGATTTCCTTCAATCGTGCCCGCAGCCCGGCAATCAGGTAAAATGCAACCCCTACCCCGGCAAGATCGGTGAAAGGAAAGGCGCATTCCGGCAGGTGCGGGTTGATGACGGCATCTGCTTCAGGGATGGTTTCCGAGGGGCGATGGTGGTCGGTAATGATCACCGAATAGCCCATCGCTCTGGCTTCGTCAACTTCCTGATGATTTGAAATGCCGCAGTCGACCGTCACCAGGAGCATGCCGTTCGCCCCGTCCGGAGAATACCTGTTTTTCAATTCTGCCAGGGCTTTGCGATTGAGGCTGTATCCTTCCGTCAATCTGTCGGGAATGTAGCTCGAACAGCGAAATCCGGCGTGTTTCATAAATGTTGCCAGCAACGCGGTTGCGGTGGTTCCATCTGCATCATAATCCCCATATATGACTACTTGAATTTTCCGTTCGAGAGCATTAATCAGCAGGTCGAGTGCAGGTTTTAAACCATGCAGGGTGTCCGGTACCGGGAGTTGGGCGAGTGTTGGGTTGAGGAAAATCCGGGCAGCTTCGCCTGTTATTCCTCGAAGGGCAAGGAGTTTTTCGGCAAGAGAAGGGAGAGCGCTGTCCGCACCCGCCTCGGGCAGATCATCCACATGATCCGCAAGTATTTTCCAGTTTCCGGAGTGACTCATGCCTGATCAGACTCTTCATTGATCCGATCATACAGCCGGAAGCCGATAATGATATACCTGGTGCCGGAGATGGCGGTCATCAGGGCGGTGACAAGCATCAGGTATGCACCGAAACGGGAGTCGGCAGCCGCATGATTATAGGCCAGCAGATAGACAACCGTGGACATCTGGAAGAATGTTGTGATCTTGCTGTCGATAGTGGGTTTGATGTCGGGGAAACGGTCGTAGGCAGATAATACGGCGAGCCCGGACAGGATAATGACGTCCCGGCTGACGATCATCACCGCAAGCCAGACCGGAACGAAATGATAGACGGAGAGAATGATATACGCTGTCGTTAAAAGAAGTTTGTCTGCAAGGGGGTCAAGGAAGGCTCCCAACGAGGTTTTCTGTTTAAAGGCCCTGGCGATGAAGCCGTCGACCCCGTCACTGATGACGGCAATCACAAACACCACCAGTGCGTGGCCATGCTTCCCGGCAAGAAGAAAAATGACCATTACCGGTACGAGAATGATTCTAATGAGGGTGATCAGGTTTGGTAAGTTCATTGCTGTTCGATAAATTTCGTAATGGTAGTCAGGATTTCATCGGATTGCACGGGGCTGAACCACTTGATTTCATGATCCCTGTTGAACCAGGTGAATTGTCTTTTGGCATAATGACGGGTATCCCGTGCGAGATTCTCAACGGTCTCATCAAGATTCCAGGCGCCGACAAGATACTCCGTAACATGTTTGTAACCTATTGACTGCATGGATTTGAGGTCAGCGGAGTAACCTTTTGCAAGCAAACCTTCCACTTCCTCAATCAGGCCTGATTCGATCATGGCCTTCGCCCTTTTGTTGATTCTCTCATAGAGCTTCTCCCGATCAGTTGCAAGGCCGATTTTAAGAGTGTTTCTTCGTCCCTGCGAGGGGTTGTTGTGTTGCCTGGTCAGATGTTCAGACCAGGTTATACCGGTGCTTTCAAATATTTCAATCGCTCTTGCCATTCTTGATCTGTCGTTTCTGTGGATTCGGGCTGCGGAAAGAGGATCGATCTGTTCAAGATAGTTGTGGAGTCTTGCTCTCCCCTCTTCATCGGCAAGCTCCCCGAGAAGTTTCTTTCTGATTGGTTCCTGGTCGCTTTTTCCCTGCGCCACCTGGTCCGGAATATCAAAGAGGCCGTTTTCAAATGCCTTGAGATAGAGACCTGTTCCACCGGTGAGGAGGGGCAATTTCCCCTCAGCAATGATCTTTTGGCTGGCCTCTCCGGCATCACTTACGAAGCGTTGCACGTTATATTCGTCATCAGGATCAACTATGTCAACCAGATGATGTTTAACAATCTGCTGTTCTTCCCGGGTCGGTTTGGCGGTGCCGATGTCCATGTAACGGTAAACCTGCATCGAATCCACACTGACAATTTCTGCATCAAGGAGAGAAGAAATCCGCAGAACGAGATCTGTTTTTCCCACCGCCGTGGGGCCCACAATGGCAATAAGCGGATTGTCTGTTCTATGTTCTTCCGGGTGCATCAGATAAAAATCCAGGCAGAGATCAGGTTTCGATCGGCAAACAACCGTACAATAATTTCAAAGAAGTCAGTTTGTGATATTAACAGCCTGAACACGGCCCAACAAGATTTAAAAAAAAGGGGGAAAGAGGGGCAGGATGATAGAAGAACAGCGCAGACCAGGGAACATATCTTAAAGAGGCTATTTCCCCCAGCGATCGAGGCGTTCAAAGGCAAGTTTTGCCGCCATGAAGAGCATTTCAAGCTTGACCGGTTTGGTGAAATAATCATCGAAACCGGCTTCCCGGCAGTCGGAAAGCTCAAACAGGGTCGCATAAGCAGTCATGGCGAAAATGCATGCCAGAGGATGATCGACCCTGATCTGCCTGCAGAGTTCCAGCCCGTCCATGCTTCCCGGCAATTTAAGGTCCAGAAAAAAAACTTTTATATCCGGA encodes:
- a CDS encoding MFS transporter; this translates as MNSNEQKLTWLAGFSHFITHGYMSLLPAVLVMITAEHSMSFTDIGIIANIGYFLYGLGAIPAGYLSDKFGSKRVLTFGVGGMALSSLLVGVSQGIWGFAVCYAFLGAFASIHHPAGLSLIARRVESAKGKALGIHGVLGNVGIFLTPLVAVLGIKFFHTWRAAYVLYGLVGILFAVMMYLSRVDDEPDLHWRSFFRWGGALRDPVDDEVAVPGSATGQAAPAKGGADLPGAMLILPVSLLLLYCGSILSGFIFRGSLTFMPSLLQQEVHFITSSDEPVVLAGTVTTVVLSLGLIGAWFGGWINDKIKRPEFFPIILFAIVAPLLYMVSSMTDNGLLSSISLFSLFYYAWQPSHNYLISRYTKKASHGMGFGVNFFLIFGVGSIATAIGGYVADDFGVDRFYLVMAVIAVAALAAAIGVYLVKPYLIKGSLHLVRENNNAR
- a CDS encoding DNA-deoxyinosine glycosylase, which encodes MTERSGFPPVVGKKPESLILGSMPGEESLRQGEYYAHKRNSFWTILCRLLGCDPANLDYEGRTKLLEHNHLALWDVLKSCRRAGSLDSSIETETIIVNDFNSLYQQYPSIRTVFFNGTRAEQEYRKRVLPFLKDEGARMKLIRLPSTSPAMAMMKVEEKIEKWSLILKYSNCFRNPINSVDT
- a CDS encoding right-handed parallel beta-helix repeat-containing protein, producing MNILGRFLSRAFSFFVLSFLLISCGSGGGGGGEAPPADPPVDPPATSQLSTVGPLYPLNGADWNDYVVGADISSASDTACVAGTPPCIHGGEVRSMEVTGRSSCSGLTASDNLEVFEWMCQVSGPSTIRFVSTGFKQGKGLSNLIDFTGSGSLRQNALTVLDGATQIAHSLPAVWWSNPVLVNNDGSNLSSPGTIYIVTQDANAKYTINADRVALVTKPNLVTIKDTIPSTADPNVSANGFNFLWLEVKADATATPPGLLGVTGGISLTSTRHSVLHNVVADNSAGLGVSLVSASYNRLNNISVSGNVSSGVSLNNSSNNTLSDIVTGGNGNSEITLNNSSNDNILIGVTASGNNSVTGVKLDGSRNNYLSNVTVSGNNHGIELDTSTNNYFGNVLASRNTKNTSIGLYMYNASSDNFINNLTATEDSNYGIRLEGGSSGNTFDGLLQVGLNTAGNCSVVDTSGDLDSSCAGSVASSTTISDPISFVDAAGGDYALKTDDQVVFNKFTALPTGDDVLTDAWFTAPPKLMNAVEISGDGIGNDNLFCESNETCLFTPNMGSYQGHGNLISAGTFTGGTITGVTLLKYQTNGN
- a CDS encoding histidinol phosphate phosphatase domain-containing protein, whose translation is MIDLHTHTFFSDGELVPAEHLRRVEILGYTAVAITDHADSSNMDFIIPRIVQAAKDLNPYSKTKLIPGIELTHVPPELFSKLTAKARELGALIVVAHGETPVEPVKPGTNRAAIEAGVDILSHPGFITREDVELAREKGVMLELSGRKGHSLTNGHVAKLAKAIGAMLAVNADAHGPGDFLTAEMAKKVALGAGLNEEDYTKIRKDMDKLVERVTA
- the miaB gene encoding tRNA (N6-isopentenyl adenosine(37)-C2)-methylthiotransferase MiaB, which produces MANTGKAYIETFGCQMNERDSEIMGQLLCRSNYQLTREIDEADLVVVNTCSIRGKAEQKAMSLLGSLKRSKINNPGLIIAMTGCVAQQEGNNILARMPHVDLVVGPQNIYRLPELVQSVSEGADRRTAISQSDSFEIPSFIPDLESSAVGHKKFVTIMQGCNNFCTYCVVPHTRGREVSRPPDHIADEIRNLLKAGVKDITLLGQNVNSYGLDRPAGSYPDFPELLKMVAGIDGVERLRFTTSNPKDLSEKLMACFSELANLCPHFHLPVQSGSNAVLKKMNRKYTIEEYLEKVSGLRKYSPEIAITTDIIVGFPGETDGDFAMTMQLLENVRYHGAFSFKYSDRPKTVSATFKEKVAETVKSERLRRLQARQQEITVERYQEYVGQTLQVMIEGESRTGDGQWSGRTTTNQIVNFAGKPELAPGQTHEALIEEACQHSLRGKLV